The Desulfatibacillum aliphaticivorans DSM 15576 region CAGGATACTGCCCTGCCAGGGCTGCCCGAATGCGTTGGAAACACAGCCTCCCTATTATCCTCTATCTTGTCGGATTGCTCCGCGTGAAGAGATGGGCGCTTAGGATGTTTTTGTGGAAATTTTTACCCCGCCTTGTCCTGATCCCTATCCTGGCTTCGCGTAATCCGACCTACATATCGCCTTGCGATTTCGGCAAGGCGCGGCTATGTAGGGGCTACTTCTGTTGAAAAGACTTTCAGGCCGTGGGAGGCGCGGAAGGTTTCCATTCCGTGTTTTCCGTGACTTCCGTGGTTCAAAACAAACGTACAAAGTGGGTGTTCAGCCTTCAATCAGCCGGTATAATAATTGATAACCATTTGAATTTAAATATCTTTAATATGCATTCCGACGCACAGCATGGGAACGAAAGAAACCTATCCCCTACGTGGCCCATGGACGCTCGGGAATGCCGGATCCCCCCCACCACCACCCTGACCCTCCCATCAGGCGGGTAAGGGATTTTATAGGACGATCTTCTTTTGCGCGCAGCGCCATTTTAAAGTTTTGATCAAACTTTTTAGGCCGCGTTGCGGCCCGAAGATAAAATGTTTGCCGCCGGAGGCAGGCCGTTTTATTTTTTTGCAGTTTGCAGTTTGCAGTTTGCAGTTTGCAGTTTGCAGTTTGCGGTTTGCAGTTTTCGCTTCACCGCCGGAGGCTTATCCAGGCTCTCGAATTAATAGCAAAATCACATTTTTTTCATCGTTTGGCAAAGTAAAAGACTTGCGAAACCGCGTCCAAAAAGGGTATAGGAACAGGCAGAGGGTTTAACGCGGAGGGTCGCTGTTCAGGGGGGACGCAGTTTACTCATGTTTTCTCCGGCATTCTAGCTTCGGAGGAAGACATTCTCTTCCATTATTTCCAATCTTTCCGTCCATGGCGGCGGCCCCAGGCTAATAATCTGAATTCCATACATGGAGAGCCTGATGGCTTCACTATTTTTCTTGCGCAGGAAGGGGGGCGCCCTGCATGCGTCCACCTTGCGCCCGCGCCTGACAGCGTGGGCCGCATTGCCGGTTTTGTTCGCCTTTTTGTTTTCCGCCGGCGCCGCTTTGGGGCAGGAGCCCCGTTTTAACTGGAAATTCGCCACCCTGGCTCCGGAAGGCGTGGGCTACGCCGTGCAGATCAAGCATGTGGTCAAGCCCAAGTTGGAGGAAGTGGGGCAGGGCGACATCCGCATCAAGATATACTGGAGCGGCGTCATGGGAGACGACGCCGGGATCATCCGCAAAATGCGTTTCGGGCACTTGAACGGCGCCGGCCTCACCGGCAGCGGAAGCATCAGCCTGTGTCCTGAGATGTCGGTCCTAAGCCTGCCTTTTCTCTTTTCCGACTATGACGAAGTGGATTACGTCCGTAAAAACATGCGGGACGATTTTGAATCCTACATGGAGACCAGCGGCGCCTTTCTGTTCGCTTTTATCGATCAGGGCTTCGACCAGATTTATTCCAAAAAATACAGCTTTACCAAGGAAGAGGATTTTCGCGCCGCCAGGTTTCTGACCTGGTACGGACCGGTGGAGGAGGAGTTTTACCGCAGCCTGGGGAACAATCCCATTCCGGTCAGCTTTCCCCGGGTTCTGCCCAGCCTGAAAGACGACGTGGGCGACTCCTTTATGGGCCCGGCCATCCTGGTGGTGGGTTCCACCATGTTCACCATGTTCAAGCATGTCAATCCAACCTTTATTCGATACTCGCCGGCCTGCTGCGTCATCCGTATGGAGGACTGGAACAGCCTTCCCCAGGAATACGTGGACGCCTACTATTCGCTGCGGGACGGCATTGAAAATGAATTTTGCGTCCAGAACAGGCGGGACGATAAAAAATATCTGGTGGCTCTTAGCAAATACGGAATCAGCGTGACCCGCACGGACCCGGAGACCGTGGCCGCAATCCGGGAAAAGGTCAAACCGGTCTGGAAAGAACTGGAGGGCCGGGTATACCCTCCCGAAGTTCTGGAAAAAGTCACCACCCATTTGCAGCAATACCGTAACGCCAAAGCCTCAGGCCAGGAAGGCGAAGTTCGCTAGGAAAAATCAATGGCAGCACAATCTTCACATTTTTTTGATTATAATACCTGGCTCCGGTGGATTGTCAGCCGTCCATGGATTATGCTTCTGATAATCCTGCTGTTGACCATAGCTGCGGGATATCGCTTGCCTTCCATTAAAATAAACGCCTCGTCCTACGCAATCTCCGTCAAAGACATTCCGGAATTCGCCGCTTATGAGAATTTCTTGCAGGAATTCGGGGGCGCCGAATACATTCAGGTGGCGGCCAAGGCAAATAATATCTTTGAGCCCGAAACCTTCGCCAGGGTTAGCCGCATGGCCGACAAACTGGCGAAGATTCCAGGCGTTCAGACGGTTATCAGCCTGCCCGGCGCAAAGCGCGACATGGACCTTTTGGACGAATGGACCCCGGCCCAGTTCGAGGAAAAAATCGAGCCCGTGGATTTGTTTGTCCGCAACATCATTTCCAAAGACAAAAAAACAACGACCATCACCCTGATCCTGAACGACATCCGCGGCGGGGAAGAGGAGTTGGTCAGAGCAATTCAAGAGGCTGTGGACTCGGAAAAGGGGGACATGACCGTTTATGAAATCGGCATGCCGCTGATTTCCCAGGCGGTTTTAAGCGTCATAAAGCGCGACTTCATGATTCTACCGCCCGCGGCGTTCGTCGTCATGATTCTAACCCTGATTGTTCTATTCAGGTCCATACGCATACTCATCGGCCCCCTGGCCTGCGTCACCATATCCATTATTTGGGCCTTCGGCGCCATGGCGTGGACCGACACTCCGGTGGCGGCGCTCACCCTGGTGGTCCCCATATTTCTCATGGCTGTGGGTACGGCTTATTGCCTGCATGTGGCGGCCGAATATCAAAACACGATAGAAACCGCCAAGACGCCCAAAGAAGCGGCAATAGCCTGCCTGGAGCAAGTGCGCCTGCCAACCGCCCTGGCCGTGTTCACAACCTTGATCGGCCTCTCGTCTCTCATGCTCAACCGGACCGAGGCGGTCAGGGAATTCGCCTTTCCCGCATGCATCGGCATGTTGTCCCAACTTGTCCTGATATTGCTTTTGTTCCCGGCTATATTGGCCATGACGCCCTTGCCGAAAAAACAGGCCAAGGCGAAAAAAGAGGACCTGCTGGACCGCCTGCTGTCCAGGATCGCTGTCCTGAATCTGGATCACAGCAAAAAGGCCCTGACCGTAATTGCAGTGATCGTCGGCGTGTCTCTGCTGGGCTTTTTCCTTTTAAAGGTGGACGCCGACGTGACAAAATACCTGGGCAAGGACGCGCCGGTAACCAAGCATTTTCACGATGTTTATCAGGATATGGCCGGCTGCTTCCCCATCAATGTAATTGCAAAAGGGAAACGGAGCGAATGCTTCAGGAACCTGGACAAACTCCACCGGCTTTCCGAATTGCAACGCTACCTGGAGTCGGTGGACGGCGTGGATAAGACCATATCCACGGCGGACTATCTCAAGCTCATCAACTACTCGGTCAACGGCTATCGCAAAGAAGACTACACCCTGCCCGAAACCCAGGCGGATTTGGAGAACCTGTACAATCTCTATAGAATGCTCCTTGGCGGCGCCGACACGCAAAAATTTGTTTCAGACGATTTCAACTTGGCCAATATTTTGATGATGACCCACATCTCGTCCACCCACGAATGGCTGGAAACCCAAAAGCGCATCGAAGCCTATTGCCAGGAGCATTTTGGCGAGGATTTCAGCATTTCCATCACCAGCATGGCCGTGATAGTGGCCCATAGCAATGAAATCGTGACGCTAAGCCTCATAGAGGGCCTGCTCATAATCATTTGCGTGGTCCTGGGGATCATGCTGGTGGCGTTGTTATCCCCCAAAGCAGGGCTAGTCACCCTGCTGCCCAATTGCTTCCCCTTGGTGATCCTCTTCGGCGCCATCGGCTGGTTTTCCGTGGAGCTTTCCATGAACACCGCCATGGTGGCCAGCATTGCCATCGGCCTGGCCCTGGACGACACCATCCATTACATGGTCCGCTACTCCCGGGAGCTCCGCCACGGCCTGGACCGCCGCAAGGCTCTTGAAACCGCCGTTCGCAGCGTAGGGCGGCCCATCATCTTCACCAGCATTACCATCACCATGGGCTTTTTGATTCTTTTATTCTCCGGGTACAAGCCCACGGCGACCTTCGGCGCCCTCATGGCCGTCACCATGATGTCCGCCCTTGTGGGGGACCTTATAATTTTGCCCAGCATGATGCTTAAGGTGGATCTGGTGACCCTGCTTGACCTCCTGCGGGTCAAGTTGGGCATTGCTCCGGATAAAGGCATTCCCTTGTTTGCCGGGCTTTCCAAATCGCAGATCCGGCTGCTTTTAAGCGCCGGAGCCATCAGGAACTATCCCAAGGGCCATATTTTGATGGAGCCGGGCAAGGACGGGGATTCCCTATACGCCGTCATATCCGGCGAGGCGGCCTTGTATCACACCATACCGTCCCAGGACGACAGCCTGGCGGGCGCCCGCATCAGGCTGGCCGCCCTCAAGCCGGGAGACGTGATCGGCGAAATGGGAGGGGCCTCCAGTTGGCACGGCAAGACCGCAACCCTCATGGCCACCACCTATGTGGAATTGCTTGAGATTAATCCGGGCGTGGTCAAGCGGATTCAGTGGCTGTCCCCCCCCACGGCGTATAAGTTCATGCTCAACCTTGTGGAGGTCCTGGCCCAGCGCCTGGAAAGCACCACCCAGAGGCTGGCGGGGGAGGGATACCGGGATTCCGTCACCGGCCTGATTAATCCGGCCTCGTTCGAACGCGCCCTGGAAAAGGAAATCCACCGCGTAAGGCGTTACGGCAGCCAGTTGGCTCTGGGCGTGGTGGAAATTCAAAATCTGATAGACATCAGCACTCGTTTTGGACTGCATACGGGAGACCGGGTTTTGGCGCACGTCTCCAGGGTGTTGGGCAAACGCATCCGGGAATTCGACACCCTTTGCCGCTTGGATGAGCAGCATTTTGGCATGCTTTTGGTTCGGGCCGGAGATGAGGGCGGCCAGGCTATTGTCAGGCGGCTCTCTTCGCTGTTGAACAAGGACCTGGACAAGGACCTGCCCAGGCTGGAGGTCTCGGTGGGTTTTGTGGTTTTCAGCGGCGAAGAGGACGTCACCGCCGGCCAATTACTTTCCCGCGCCCATAAAGCGTTGGAAAGCGGAAAAGATCCGGACGCCTTCCTGCAGCGGCTTGTCGTTTAAAAGAAGCTCAATACGCATTTGCTATTGTAAAATGAAACGAGGGAGCGGCTTTTTCAGCCGTTCCCTCGTTTGGTTGGTTCGGAGAATATGTTGAGGATCACCCGGTCGCTTGTTGCTGCTCCGGCATATCATCGTAAAGAATGCCATCGAGCAAGCGCCCGGCTTTCTTTTTGTTTACCCCGCCCCATTGTTTGAAGAAAAATTTGACGCCAGCCTCGCAGCACTGGTCCCTGATATCGCAAACCCACGCCTTTTCCATGGGCCTTGAGCCTGGGCCGGATTCTCCGCCTACGATCACCCAATCGATGCCTTTCAGGTTCATGTCTGGCACAGGTCCCAAAAGCGGCTCCAAGGACAAAAAACGTACGGCTGCCGGGATTTCCCTAAGGTGATCAATACGTGATTTGTAATCCTGGTTTTCTATGGTGACGCCCATCCAAATGTTTGGGCTCCATTTAAGCTCATTAGCCATGGTCATGGCCCGGCGTGAGCGCTTGGTCAAAACTTGAAAGCTATGCCAATGGGCTTCTTTCATGACAGAAAAGATTTGTTGAATGAATACATCCGGGACGGAAGAATGAAAAGTGTCGCTCATGGAGTTGACGAATATAACCTGCGGCTTTTTCCAGTGCAGTGGATAATCAAGGACATGGGGATGCAGGCTTGGCTTGAATCCGTCCACATAATTAGGTTGGCCCATGGCCTGTAATCGCATTGCCATGCGCTCAGCATAGCAATGGTCGCAGCCAGGGCTGATTTTCGTGCACCCTGTCACCGGGTTCCAGGTGGATTCCGTCCATTCTATTCGCGAGCTAGCCATTGCCTATCCATTTGATCTTATGTCGCTTTTCCGTTTTTGAGCAGGTGTCGTAGTCGAACCCAATCCTTCTTTTATAGTGCACCTTACCACGTTTTTTCAGATCGCTCATCTTTTCTCGTGCATGTTTTGGAATATGCCCTTCCTCAAGTGTAAACCTTAGTACCTCCCAGTTTGTAACTTCCCGCTTTAAGGCAACAAATTTCTCTAGTTTCCTTTCAAAGGCTTCAACTTTAGATATTTTTTGATCCTCTTCAAAAATTTTAATTTGTTCAACATCGTCAATATCATAGTCTGCCTCTCCGGCCAACTTGTCTTTATTCCAAGCGATTTTTAAAAATTTCTGTACTCCCAGTAAATGCTTTGATCCAAAGATAAGTCCATATATGTTGCTGTTTTTCATAATAGAAAAAGGGTAGAGCAAGGTCAGATTATTATCGGGGATTCTTTTCCTATATGTTTCCAAGACAATTCTATGACTTTGGTCATGTGGGGCATTTTTAATCACCTCTGGGTCTAAATCCGGGAATATAGTTCGAAAACTTGGCTCTCCTGCAAACCTCCTTAAGTACGACGATGATATAAAGAAGAGAAAATCAGTTTTATCCATAGAAATTAGGCGATAAAATATCGGCTCGTTGACCTCTTTAACTCCATTCTGGTCTAAGAAAAATAGATTCGGCTGATTTCGGAATTGATTTTCCATCTTATAGAAAAGAGCTTGAAATTCGTCCTTAAATGGCAATACTTCAATAAGATCCTTAATGGCGGGGTGCAATTGCCCATACTCTTGGTTAATTGTTTTTTGAAGTAAATCAAATTTTTCGGGATCCTTCTCATTCAGGAGAATTCGGACTCTCACATTTTGTTCTATAATATTGCTTTGGTACTTTCGGATGTTATTAAAGATCAAAACTGGGCTCCCAGGGACGCCTTTCTTGTCATATCCAGGGCCGGCAAAGAAATCACAGATCATTAGCCCTTTAGGGCCTTGCCTGAAGAACACCGGAAGCCACTCTTCAAGATATCTTTGGAAAATATCCAGCTTAGTTTTGGTCGCTTCATCAAACGGCCTGCTGTGCAGATTGGTGATCGGCATCTTGCCTCCTTAAATGAAAGAAAGACAAAATTTAGACGGGCATGGTTATGTCGCAGAGGAAACTATCCTTTAATTATCATAGGATAGACAAATAAAAAAGAGCTTTATTTTACACATGTCATTCAGTTAGGGCTATTCCAGTGGTCTTAGGCATTGAGCTATCCTAAATATCCGCTTTCAATGAGCTTTTGCGCCAGCCAGTAAAGGGCCATGCCGGAGATGACCGTCCCGCCCAATGATTTGGTCTTGGCGGCGATGAAAAAAACAGGAAAAGCCACAAACAACTTGGGGTTTAAAAAGTCGAAATGCGCGCCCTGAGCGGTTTTGGCGACGATAAGGTCCGGCGCAAGCAAGGCGGCCAGCAGGGCCGGGGGGATGAATGACAGCCATTCGGAGAACCAGGCCGGGACGTCTCTTTTGGCGAACAAAGCCAGGGGGATGAAGCGGGGCAGATATGTCACAAGGCCCATGCCCAAAAAAATCAGGAATAATTGGAAGGTGGTCATGTTTTTTCCTCCCGGGCCTTTTCGAACTTTTTGAAAAAGGCTGTCCTGCGCAACGCCAGGCATACCGTGGCCCCTGTCATGGCGCCCACGATCACATACATGTTGCCTTCCGTATACAGATGCATGACCGATGCGGCCAATCCTGCGATCACGGCCGAAGCCACGTATATAAGCCCCCGGATTTGAAATATCAGCAAGCCGATGAACATGGCGATAAGCGCGTAGTCAATGCCGAAGGCCCCTTGAGGAATAAGCTCGCCGAACCAGGCGCCGGCGATGGTGCATAGAATCCAGCACAGATTGGAGGCATGATTGACCACCAGGGCTTTTTTCGGAGTCCAACCGCCTTCGATAAAACGGGTGTAGTTGACTCCAAAGCTCTCGTCAGTGACTCCGTACGCGTATAAGGCAAGCCCTTTGAGGCTCATGGAGTCCAGGTGCTTGGCCAGGGAGGAGCTTAAAAGCACGTGGCGCAGATTCACCACAAAGGTGGTGATGATGATGGGGATGGAGGCGGCTCCGGAGACCAGCATGGACACGCAAATGAACTGGGCGCTGCCCGCAAACACGATCACGGACATGAGGGCCATTTCAAAAACGCTGAGCCCCGCTTTTTGGGCGAGAACCCCAAGGGCCATGCCGATGGGCATGTATCCCATGCAGATGGGCCATGCTGCAGCCAGCCCCTGCTTTAAGAAATCTTTTTCCTTGTCCTGGTATTCGGCGTCCATTTCCTGTAAAATCCTTGTTGATAGTGCTCGCCCATATACCTATTATTGTAAAAAGATGTCAAGAACGGCAAGGAGAGATATTATGGCTGAAATCCATCCCAGCGTGTTCGTGGCCCCCAACGTATTCGTTTCCGGGGATGTGACGGTGGACGAAGACAGTTCCTTATGGCCCGGCGCTTCCCTCAGGGGAGACCTGGCGCCCATTCGGATAGGCAAGGGTTCATCCATTCAGGACAACTGCTCAATACATGTGAATCCCGGCTTTACCGTCGAAGTGGGGGATCTGGTTACCGTGGGCCACGGGGCAGTGCTGCACGGCTGCAAGGTTGGAAATCATTCCGTGGTGGGAATGAACTCGACGGTCCTGGACGGTGCGGAAATTGGCGATTGCTGCCTGGTGGCCGCAGGGTCGGTGGTCAAAGGAGGAACCAAGGTTCCTGACTATTCCCTGGTGGCCGGAAATCCGGCGGAAATCAAATCCGTTAGGCTGAAGCCCTTTATGAATTGGGTCGGAGCTTTAATGTATGTGGCCATATCCAGCCTGTACAAGGAAGGGGCGACCGAGTTCCCGCCGGATGAACTCAACAGGATCGTGGATTCGCTGAAAGACAAATACCCCATGCCCCCCGAATAGCCGCAGCTTTTCTTATAGCTTGGAACGGGTTACATGGTTGTCCATGCGACGTGCTGGCCGGCGGTGTTGGTTTTTAGGGTGACTTCGCCGGTGGCCATGTCCAGCCACATGGACCGGGAGCAAAACCCTCCGGTTTCCTGGGCGTTGATGGATTTGCCCATGGACTTGAAGATGTCCGTCAAGGCCTGGTAGTTCCGGGGGCCTATGTTGAACACCCCGGTGGAGGTTTTGCTGCTGGCGCCGCCTGCGATCTTGACTTCCATGCGCCGCCATTTGGCGCCCAGTTGGGAGCACGCCTCGAACAAAGCGGGAATGCCGGTGTCCGCGAACATATACGGCCTGGCTTGCGCCTTTTCCGGGGAGATGGACGAGTGCGGCAGTTGGAAATGCAAAAGGCCTCCGATCCGGGCGACCGGGTCGTAAGCCGATACTCCAATGCAGGAACCCAAAGAATAGGTGGCTAAAACGGCGTCAAGGCTTCCGCTGACTCTCAAGTCTCCAATTCCCGCCTTTACTTCCTTTTTCTTCCCAAGCACCAAACTGGATATGACCGGACTTTGAGCCGGGATGGGATAGTTTTCCAAGTTGCTAAAATGCGCCAGTGAGCCGTAAGCCATTCTTTTTCTCCTTAAAAAAGAAACAATCGGTTATAGGAGGCTTATCGGCATTTAGTTAAAAAAATTTAGGCGATTTTTCACATTCGGGCTATCTTGTGGAGGCTCTCTGAGCCGCGGCGTATTCTTCTGCTTGTACAGAAAATAAAAGCCCCGGGCGTGAAGGCGCCGGGGCTTTATAAAGCGGAATGAAATTGCAATTTAACTATTTGAAACCCTGTCGAAAATAATCCGGAGGCCTTCCAGGGTCAGGCCGGATTCCACCTCCTCGATGGTTTCCGCCACATTGGCCATCAACGGCGCAAGGCCTCCGGTGGCGATGACCCGGGGCTTGTTTTCCATTTCCTTGACTATCCGCCTGACCAAACCGTCCACAAGCCCGGCGTAGCCCAGGATAATCCCGGACTGCATGCTTTTGGCCGTGTCTTTGCCTATGGCCTGGGCCGGGGGATTGAAAATTTCCACCCTGGGCAGCTTGGAGGCGCGGGCGAACAAGGCTTCGGAGGCGATGCCCACGCCGGGGCTGATGGCGCCGCCCAGGTATTCGCCGTCCTTGGAAATGCAGTCAAAGGTGGTGGCGGTGCCGAAGTCTATGACGATCAGGGCGTCATGGTAGCGCTCGTAAGCGGCCACGGCGTTGACGATCCGGTCTGCGCCCACCTCCGCGGGATTGTCGTACAGAATGGGCATGCCCATGTCCATTTCCGCGGACACCCAGATAGGCTCGTGGCCCAGATACTTCTGGCAGAATGCGTGAAGAATCTTACGCATGGGCGGGACAACGCAGGAAACGATGGTGGCCGTGATGATTTCCGGCTTGATGTCCTTGCCGGCGAATAATTGGGACGCCAGGACAAAGAATTCGTCCTCTGTGGTTTCCCGCTCCGTCCTGATTCTCCAGTCGCAAACCACGCGCTGATCGTCAAAGACCCCCATAACCGTATTGGTGTTCCCCACATCAATGACTAATAGCATACCCGTTTCCTATTTGATTTGTACCGTAAAAACCTCCGGAGAGGCATCCTGCAAAGTTACGGCGAGCGGCAGGGCGATGACCGCCCGCCTGGCGTACACGCCCCGTTTCAGCCCGCTCAGGTCGATCCAGGCGGCCATTTCTCCGCTATTGGGCAAGTCGTCCAACACCTGCACCGGCCCGCGCACCACTAATTCTATCACCGGAGGAGAAATGTCAAACGCCTTGGGCGGATTTTTCCCTACAATGGGTACTGTAATCCTCCTGACCGCCTTCTCCTCTTCAATCACCACTTTGGCTGTCACGGCCCGGACTTCAGACAGTTTGGCCACCGCCTCCTCCAAATCCAGCGCCGCCTCCCTGGAGAGAGGTTCGCTGGCGCCGGCGATATCCACGGGCTTGGTCGGAACGGTTTCCTTATCCTTCAAAATTCGGGAAGGCCCCTTCAACAAAACCCTTTCCGGAACCACGTTAAGCTCCGTCACCGTATACCCTGACGCCGGCTGGCCCGCCAGCATGACCAGGACGTACATTTCCTTTTCGATTTTCGGCTCGACGCGAAAACTCAATTCCTGGGGCTGGATGGATTCCACGCGGACTCCGCGCGGGACGAGGCCTTCCCCAAGCTGGACGGGGATGGAGACCGCGCCTTCCTCAAAGCCCTTTGGGTCGGGGCGGTAGTAAACCCCTGAATCCATGAGGGAGCTGAGTCTGCTTCTGGGGCATGAAACGGTCAGGGTGAGGTTGTTCACCGGCGGGTCCACGGCCATGAGATCCCCCCGTACGTCCCAGTCAATGGGGACAAGGATTTCCGCCTGCGTGGGGATGACAAAGCAGAAAAAGATCCAACCGGCGAGGCACGCCAGCCCTAAGCCCAGCACGGCCGGCAGGATGATTCTGCGTACTCCGTTTTTAGCGGATTGAGGCTCCATAATGGCTATTCAGCCTGAGCGATGGCGTTTGCCAACAGCATGGTTGTACGGGCTCTTGGAACATCGTGCACCCGAACAATATGAACCCCGGCGGCTGCGGGGGAGGCCAGCACGGCTTGAGTTCCCGTTTCGATATCCTCCATGGAAGGCTCTTCCGTTCCCGGAAGTAAATTGTCAGTCAGTATTTTTCGGATAAAGGATTTGCGGGACGGCCCGAGCAGGACGGGAACGTTCAGGGCGTCCAACGCGTCCAGATGCTTGATAAGCAAGAGGTTGTGGAGGACGGTTTTTCCAAAGCCGATGCCGGGGTCTACTATGACCAGATCGCGGGAAATTCCAGCCTCCACGGCTTTTTCCACGGCGTTGCCCAGGTAATCGCGCACTTCCGCCACGACGTCTTTGTACTGAGGCGCTTCCTGCATGGTTTTGGGCGTGCCCGCCATATGCATGAGGATCACCGGGACTCCCGCCTTGGCGGCGGTCTCAGCCATTTGCGGATCCATGTTAAAAGCGCTGACGTCGTTGATGATGCTGGCGCCGGCCTTGACGGCGGCCTCGGCCGCCGCGGCTTTCATGGTGTCTATGGAAATAGGGACGGAGACCTCTTTGTTCAGCCTCTCAATGACCGGAACCACCCTGTCGATTTCTTCCTGGACGGACACCGGATCCGAAAACGGCCGCGTGGATTCGCCGCCAATATCGATGATGTCCGCTCCTTGGGAAACCATTTCAAGGCCGTGGGCGACGGCTTTGTCGGTCTCCCTCCATAGCCCCCCATCCGAAAAGGAGTCCGGGGTGACGTTGAGAATACCCATGATAAGGGTGCGGCTGGTCATATCCAGCCTGCGGCCGTTCCAGGCCATGGTATAAGGCTTCAAACGAACTTCTCCTATTCTTCTTCGTCCCTGTCGCGGGGATCGGAGCCATCCTTTAATTCAATATCTTCCGCATCTGCACTGTTTTCAGGAGTCTCCGGCGCAGACTCGTATTTGGCGTTCAAGGTCGGCCCGGGAGGAGCGATGACCTGCCCTTCTTCCGGAGCGTCTTCCCCTTCCTCCTCTTTCAATTCTCTTTTGAACTTTTCGGAAGGAAGTTCCAGGCCAGGACGCATGGAATGAATAAGCTCGTCCAGCTCCGCACCCATAATGGTTTCCTTCTTCAGCAAAAGATCCGCCAGGGCGTGGAGGATGTCCACATTGTCGGTCAGGAGCTTGACGGCGTTCTCATAGCTGGTCGTAATAAGGTTCTTGACTTCCTGGTCGATCTGCCGGGCCGTTTCTTCGGAATAATCCCTGGGCTTGGCGATCTCGCGTCCCAGGAAAACCTGCTCGTCGCCCTGTGCGTAAGAAAGGGGGCCCATCTTTTCACTCATTCCCCATTCCCGAACCATGCGCTGGGCCGTTTCCGTGGCCTGCTTGATGTCGTTGGACGCGCCCGTGCTTATGCGGTTGAAAATCAAATCTTCAGCCACCCGGCCGCCGAACGCGACGGCCAGTTCGCTTTCTAACTGGTCTTTATACTGGGTGACCCTGTCTTCCGAAAGGAACCAGGTGACGCCCAACGCCCTGCCCCGCGGTATGATGGTCACTTTGTTGACCGGCAGGGTTCCGGGCAGGAAGCGGGCGACCAACGCGTGTCCGCCTTCGTGATACGCGGTCATGCGAAGCTCGGCCTTGGACATGACCTTGGTCTTGCGGGCCAGCCCCATGTAGACCTTGTCTTTGGACTCCTCAAAGTCCATCATTTCCAGCTTATCCTTGCCCTTTTTGGCGGCCAGCAGGGCGGTTTCGTTCACCAGGTTTTCCAGGTCTGCGCCGGAAAAACCCGCCGTGCCCTTGGCAAGGGCATCGGCGTCCACGTCGTCCCCAATGGGGGTCTTTTTCATGTGGACTTCCAGGATTTTTTTACGCCCGCGGATATCGGGCAGAGGCACAACCACCTGGCGGTCGAACCGGCCGGGCCTGAGCAGGGCCGGGTCCAGAACGTCCGGCCTGTTGGTTGCCGAAATCAGGATAACGCCTTCGTTGGATTCAAACCCGTCCATTTCCACCAGAAGCTGGTTAAGGGTCTGCTCCCGTTCATCGTGTCCGCCGCCCAGGCCTGCGCCGCGATGGCGTCCCACGGCGTCAATTTCATCGATGAATATGATGCAAGGGGCGCTCTTTTTGCCTTGCATAAACAAATCGCGAACCCGGGAGGCGCCCACGCCCACGAACATTTCCACAAAATCCGAACCGCTGATGGTAAAAAAGGGGACCTCCGCCTCTCCGGCGATGGCG contains the following coding sequences:
- a CDS encoding AzlD domain-containing protein, which codes for MTTFQLFLIFLGMGLVTYLPRFIPLALFAKRDVPAWFSEWLSFIPPALLAALLAPDLIVAKTAQGAHFDFLNPKLFVAFPVFFIAAKTKSLGGTVISGMALYWLAQKLIESGYLG
- the folP gene encoding dihydropteroate synthase; translated protein: MKPYTMAWNGRRLDMTSRTLIMGILNVTPDSFSDGGLWRETDKAVAHGLEMVSQGADIIDIGGESTRPFSDPVSVQEEIDRVVPVIERLNKEVSVPISIDTMKAAAAEAAVKAGASIINDVSAFNMDPQMAETAAKAGVPVILMHMAGTPKTMQEAPQYKDVVAEVRDYLGNAVEKAVEAGISRDLVIVDPGIGFGKTVLHNLLLIKHLDALDALNVPVLLGPSRKSFIRKILTDNLLPGTEEPSMEDIETGTQAVLASPAAAGVHIVRVHDVPRARTTMLLANAIAQAE
- a CDS encoding gamma carbonic anhydrase family protein, whose product is MAEIHPSVFVAPNVFVSGDVTVDEDSSLWPGASLRGDLAPIRIGKGSSIQDNCSIHVNPGFTVEVGDLVTVGHGAVLHGCKVGNHSVVGMNSTVLDGAEIGDCCLVAAGSVVKGGTKVPDYSLVAGNPAEIKSVRLKPFMNWVGALMYVAISSLYKEGATEFPPDELNRIVDSLKDKYPMPPE
- a CDS encoding AzlC family ABC transporter permease; the protein is MDAEYQDKEKDFLKQGLAAAWPICMGYMPIGMALGVLAQKAGLSVFEMALMSVIVFAGSAQFICVSMLVSGAASIPIIITTFVVNLRHVLLSSSLAKHLDSMSLKGLALYAYGVTDESFGVNYTRFIEGGWTPKKALVVNHASNLCWILCTIAGAWFGELIPQGAFGIDYALIAMFIGLLIFQIRGLIYVASAVIAGLAASVMHLYTEGNMYVIVGAMTGATVCLALRRTAFFKKFEKAREEKT
- a CDS encoding CdaR family protein, with product MEPQSAKNGVRRIILPAVLGLGLACLAGWIFFCFVIPTQAEILVPIDWDVRGDLMAVDPPVNNLTLTVSCPRSRLSSLMDSGVYYRPDPKGFEEGAVSIPVQLGEGLVPRGVRVESIQPQELSFRVEPKIEKEMYVLVMLAGQPASGYTVTELNVVPERVLLKGPSRILKDKETVPTKPVDIAGASEPLSREAALDLEEAVAKLSEVRAVTAKVVIEEEKAVRRITVPIVGKNPPKAFDISPPVIELVVRGPVQVLDDLPNSGEMAAWIDLSGLKRGVYARRAVIALPLAVTLQDASPEVFTVQIK
- a CDS encoding type III pantothenate kinase — translated: MLLVIDVGNTNTVMGVFDDQRVVCDWRIRTERETTEDEFFVLASQLFAGKDIKPEIITATIVSCVVPPMRKILHAFCQKYLGHEPIWVSAEMDMGMPILYDNPAEVGADRIVNAVAAYERYHDALIVIDFGTATTFDCISKDGEYLGGAISPGVGIASEALFARASKLPRVEIFNPPAQAIGKDTAKSMQSGIILGYAGLVDGLVRRIVKEMENKPRVIATGGLAPLMANVAETIEEVESGLTLEGLRIIFDRVSNS
- a CDS encoding chemotaxis protein CheD, which produces MAYGSLAHFSNLENYPIPAQSPVISSLVLGKKKEVKAGIGDLRVSGSLDAVLATYSLGSCIGVSAYDPVARIGGLLHFQLPHSSISPEKAQARPYMFADTGIPALFEACSQLGAKWRRMEVKIAGGASSKTSTGVFNIGPRNYQALTDIFKSMGKSINAQETGGFCSRSMWLDMATGEVTLKTNTAGQHVAWTTM